Proteins encoded together in one Quercus lobata isolate SW786 chromosome 3, ValleyOak3.0 Primary Assembly, whole genome shotgun sequence window:
- the LOC115982546 gene encoding probable polygalacturonase At1g80170, whose product MDKLFLLSFLGLLLVAHGVAGNMVFDNIDLLEELENLDIEEEYEAETSPIPSWTSERGSKVLVNVDSFGAVGDGVSDDTQAFVEAWAIACKTPQSVFLVPLGGRYLVNATKFNGPCSDKLVIQIEGTIIAPDEPKKWDPKSPRTWLDFSKLNGVLFQGGGVIDGSGSKWWAASCKKNKSNPCKGAPTALTIDSSSAIKVKGLTIQNAQQMHFIIARSDSVRVSGVQVSAPGDSPNTDGIHITESTNVVLENCKIGTGDDCVSIVNASSAIKMKTIYCGPGHGISIGSLGKDNSTGIVTKVVLDTAFLKETTNGLRIKTWQGGSGYVRGVRYQNVRMQDVENPIIIDQFYCDSPSACQNQTSAVNISQIFYKNVSGTTRSAKAMKFACSDTVPCSKIVLSNVDLEMKDGTVETYCNSATGFGYGIVHPSAECLSSDDKEYIIINKEEKAEVTETSREKIVHTEL is encoded by the exons ATGGATAAATTAttcttgctttcttttcttggttTGCTGTTAGTGGCTCATGGAGTTGCAGGAAACATGGTATTTGACAACATTGACTTGCTTGAAGAACTAGAAAACTTGGATATAGAGGAAGAATATGAGGCGGAAACTTCACCAATCCCGTCATGGACAAGTGAACGCGGTAGCAAGGTTCTTGTGAATGTGGATAGCTTCGGAGCAGTTGGAGATGGAGTTTCTGATGATACCCAG GCTTTTGTAGAAGCATGGGCCATTGCCTGCAAAACACCACAATCAGTTTTTTTGGTGCCTTTAGGAGGGCGTTATCTAGTTAATGCAACAAAATTCAACGGGCCATGCTCAGACAAATTAGTTATCCAG ATTGAGGGAACAATAATAGCACCAGATGAGCCGAAAAAATGGGACCCAAAGTCCCCAAGAACATGGCTTGATTTTTCTAAATTGAATGGAGTCCTTTTCCAAGGGGGTGGAGTTATTGATGGCTCAGGTAGCAAATGGTGGGCAGCATCTTGTAAAAAGAACAAGTCAAAC CCTTGCAAAGGGGCACCAACA GCACTGACTATAGATTCAAGCTCAGCTATAAAGGTAAAAGGCCTCACTATCCAGAATGCCCAACAGATGCATTTCATTATTGCCCGGTCTGATTCTGTGCGTGTTTCGGGAGTACAAGTCTCAGCTCCTGGAGACAGTCCTAACACTGATGGAATCCATATCACTGAATCAACTAATGTTGTTCTGGAAAACTGCAAAATTGGAACAG GGGATGATTGCGTCTCAATTGTCAATGCTAGCTCTGCTATCAAGATGAAGACAATCTACTGTGGACCAGGACATGGAATCAG CATTGGAAGCCTTGGGAAGGACAACTCCACCGGTATAGTCACAAAGGTTGTCTTGGATACAGCATTCCTCAAGGAGACTACCAACGGCCTCAGGATTAAGACTTGGCAG GGAGGTTCTGGTTATGTTCGTGGTGTACGTTACCAAAATGTGAGGATGCAGGATGTAGAAAACCCCATCATTATTGATCAGTTCTACTGTGATTCTCCAAGTGCGTGTCAAAACCAG ACATCAGCTGTGAACATAAGCCAGATCTTTTACAAGAACGTTAGTGGAACTACAAGGAGCGCGAAGGCCATGAAATTTGCTTGCAGTGACACAGTTCCATGTAGCAAAATAGTCCTCAGCAATGTGGACTTAGAGATGAAGGATGGTACAGTAGAAACCTACTGCAACTCTGCCACAGGCTTTGGCTATGGAATTGTGCATCCTTCAGCTGAATGCCTATCTTCAGATGACAAAGAATATATCATTATCAATAAGGAAGAAAAGGCTGAAGTTACAGAAACTAGCAGAGAGAAAATTGTTCACACTGAACTCTAA